A genomic region of Ursus arctos isolate Adak ecotype North America unplaced genomic scaffold, UrsArc2.0 scaffold_8, whole genome shotgun sequence contains the following coding sequences:
- the ATP6V1C2 gene encoding V-type proton ATPase subunit C 2 isoform X5: MAQSVVDVMEDAKGKVPENLLANGGLKEKMKYLKIDLTSFVTHFEWDMAKYPAKQPLVSVVDTLAKQLAQIETDLKSRTAAYNTLKTNLENLEKKSMGNLFTRTLSDIVSKEDFVLGSEYLITLLVIVPKPSYAQWQKTYESLSDMVVPRSTKLIAEDNEGGLFTVTLFRKVIEDFKTKAKENKFTVREFYYDEKEIKREREEMSRLLSDKKQQYQTSCVALKKGSSTFPDHKVKVTPLGNPDRPAAGQTDRERESEGEGEVSSTPQPWGSPARMSSPAQASSEKTTPCVFCYPVWLLRASIREPRTLPPPSSGRHLWSGPPPPGNGWCLLARVPLPCLEVAGAGDGGRPCWVAVVGQLSSPPLAALAGPTPDLCGQSEVSVGAQSLCSGTLGSPGGPATPALATATAAAAAAPRACGHVRWALRSPPEAAAGG, from the exons ATGGCCCAGAGCGTGGTAGACGTCATGGAAGACGCCAAGGGGAAGGTTCCGGAGAACCTCCTGGCCAATGGAG gtttgaaggaaaaaatgaaatatttaaaga TTGACCTAACATCCTTTGTGACCCACTTTGAATGGGACATGGCGAAATACCCCGCCAAGCAGCCGCTGGTGAGCGTGGTGGACACGCTAGCAAAG CAACTGGCACAAATTGAGACTGACCTGAAATCCCGAACAGCTGCCTACAACACTCTGAAGACAAACCTGGAGAACCTGGAGAAGAAATCCAT GGGAAACCTCTTTACTCGGACACTGAGCGATATTGTGAGCAAAGAAGACTTTGTGTTGGGTTCCGAGTATCTCATCACACTTCTGGTCATCGTCCCCAA ACCAAGCTACGCACAATGGCAAAAAACCTATGAGTCTCTCTCGGACATGGTGGTCCCTCGGTCTACTAA ACTGATTGCCGAGGACAATGAGGGCGGCCTCTTCACAGTGACCCTGTTTCGAAAAGTGATCGAGGATTTCAAAACCAAAGCCAAAGAGAACAA GTTCACTGTCCGTGAATTTTACTATgatgagaaagaaattaaaagggaaagggaagagatgaGCAGATTGCTGTCTGATAAGAAGCAACAGTAT CAAACTTCCTGTGTTGCTCTTAAAAAGGGATCCTCCACCTTCCCGGACCACAAGGTTAAGGTAACCCCGCTAGGTAACCCTGATAGGCCCGCTGCGGGGCAGacggacagagagagagagagtgagggcgaGGGAGAGGTAAGCAGCACCCCGCAGCCCTGGGGGTCCCCCGCTCGCATGTCCTCGCCAGCGCAGGCATCTTCTGAGAAAACGACGCCTTGCGTTTTCTGTTATCCAGTGTGGCTTCTGAGGGCTTCAATCAGGGAgcccagaaccctgcctcccccCTCATCTGGAAGGCATCTTTGGAgcggccccccgccccccggcaaTGGATGGTGCTTGTTGGCCAGGgtgcccctgccctgcctggaggTGGCTGGAGCTGGTGACGGGGGCAGGCCCTGCTGGGTGGCGGTGGTCGGGCAGCTCAGCTCTCCTCCCCTGGCTGCCCTGGCTGGACCCACCCCTGACCTTTGTGGGCAATCGGAGGTGTCAGTGGGAGCTCAGAGCCTTTGCTCCGGAACTCTGGGCTCCCCCGGAGGACCGGCCACACCGGCATTAGCGACAGCGACAGCGGCCGCGGCTGCGGCCCCGAGGGCTTGTGGCCACGTGAGGTGGGCTCTGCGGAGCCccccagaagcagcagctggTGGATGA